A portion of the Flavobacterium magnum genome contains these proteins:
- a CDS encoding DoxX family protein, producing MKSKILFVFSLLFGLMFLNAGLNKFFNYMPMPEKMPEALATEMGAFMQIKWLMPLVGLAEILGGLLVIFPRTRALGALIIFPVMVGILLVNTVTSTEGLPIAGVLFVIQLWILYENREKYRPLVQ from the coding sequence ATGAAAAGTAAGATCCTGTTTGTTTTCTCACTGCTTTTCGGCCTGATGTTCCTCAATGCCGGGCTCAACAAATTTTTCAATTACATGCCCATGCCTGAAAAAATGCCCGAAGCGCTGGCAACGGAAATGGGTGCGTTTATGCAGATCAAATGGCTGATGCCGCTCGTGGGGCTGGCCGAAATCTTGGGTGGGCTGTTGGTCATTTTCCCAAGAACCCGCGCCCTTGGCGCATTGATTATTTTTCCGGTAATGGTCGGTATCCTGCTGGTCAATACAGTCACCAGCACGGAAGGCTTACCGATTGCCGGGGTGTTGTTTGTCATACAGCTTTGGATACTGTATGAAAACCGGGAAAAATACCGCCCTTTGGTACAGTAA
- the msrB gene encoding peptide-methionine (R)-S-oxide reductase MsrB — protein sequence MKYPVEKPESEWKAQLGPERYKILREKGTEFPHSGQYNLHFENGTYCCGACGEPLFESNAKFDAHCGWPSFDESIPGKVEYVNDRSHGMMRTEILCANCGSHLGHVFDDGPTNTGQRYCVNSLSIDFTKKNP from the coding sequence ATGAAATACCCCGTTGAAAAACCGGAATCTGAATGGAAAGCGCAACTCGGACCCGAGCGCTATAAGATCCTGCGCGAGAAAGGGACGGAATTCCCACACTCCGGGCAATACAACCTGCATTTTGAAAACGGCACCTATTGCTGCGGCGCCTGCGGCGAGCCGTTATTCGAAAGCAATGCCAAATTTGACGCACACTGCGGCTGGCCTTCTTTTGACGAATCCATTCCCGGAAAGGTCGAATATGTCAACGACCGTTCGCACGGCATGATGCGTACCGAAATCCTCTGCGCGAATTGCGGCAGCCACCTCGGACACGTCTTTGACGACGGACCCACAAATACCGGACAGCGCTACTGCGTGAATTCGCTCTCGATAGATTTCACAAAAAAAAATCCATAA
- the msrB gene encoding peptide-methionine (R)-S-oxide reductase MsrB, whose translation MKKYLYLCVGLFGMATVNAQEKSTASLTVKTDAEWKSQLTPEEYRVLRDKGTEKAFSGKYVDTMDKGTYVCAACSNPLFDSASKFKSDAGWPTFDRPIKNAVTFVADDSSGAVLTEVVCSKCEGHLGQVTTDTAAGTSGSRYTVSSVALKFIPAK comes from the coding sequence ATGAAAAAGTATCTTTATTTATGCGTTGGCCTTTTCGGAATGGCGACTGTCAATGCACAGGAAAAATCAACCGCTTCGCTGACCGTGAAGACCGATGCCGAATGGAAAAGCCAGCTTACCCCTGAGGAATACCGGGTGCTTCGCGACAAAGGCACGGAAAAGGCATTTAGCGGAAAGTATGTGGACACAATGGACAAAGGTACTTACGTCTGTGCTGCCTGCAGTAATCCGTTGTTCGACTCGGCCAGTAAATTTAAATCCGATGCCGGCTGGCCGACATTCGACCGTCCGATTAAGAACGCGGTCACGTTCGTTGCCGATGACAGCAGCGGTGCAGTCCTTACCGAAGTCGTCTGCTCAAAGTGCGAAGGCCATCTGGGACAGGTAACAACTGATACCGCGGCAGGAACTTCCGGTTCGCGCTACACGGTAAGTTCCGTTGCCTTGAAATTTATTCCTGCAAAATAA
- a CDS encoding rhomboid family intramembrane serine protease gives MTMTYLYVLMAANALMSFKAFEDMAFFRKYEFHIGSIRAGEQYRLFSSAFLHVDFVHLALNMLALYLFSPIVIAYNGAFWFLIIYFVSLVCGSLLTVFFHKDDYSYRAVGASGAVTGVMYSAILFEPMMRINFIPAYLFGLIYLLFSIYGMKAKRDNIGHTAHFGGAAGGFLMTLAANPLLFSERPLIILYLAIPLVILFVMAKTGKI, from the coding sequence ATGACGATGACCTACCTGTATGTTTTGATGGCTGCCAACGCATTGATGAGTTTCAAGGCCTTTGAGGATATGGCATTCTTCAGGAAGTACGAATTCCACATTGGGAGCATCAGGGCGGGGGAGCAGTACCGCCTGTTTTCATCCGCATTCCTGCACGTCGATTTTGTGCATCTTGCACTCAATATGCTTGCGCTGTACCTTTTTTCACCGATAGTCATCGCGTACAATGGCGCTTTCTGGTTCCTGATCATTTATTTTGTCAGTTTGGTTTGCGGCAGCCTGCTCACCGTTTTTTTCCACAAAGACGATTACAGCTACAGGGCTGTCGGGGCTTCCGGCGCGGTAACGGGCGTGATGTATTCCGCTATTCTTTTTGAGCCGATGATGCGCATCAATTTTATCCCGGCCTATCTGTTCGGACTGATATACCTGCTCTTCTCGATTTATGGCATGAAGGCCAAAAGGGATAACATAGGGCATACCGCGCATTTTGGAGGTGCGGCGGGCGGGTTCTTAATGACGCTTGCAGCAAATCCGTTGCTGTTTTCGGAAAGGCCATTGATTATACTCTACCTTGCGATTCCATTGGTAATATTGTTCGTAATGGCCAAAACGGGAAAAATCTGA
- a CDS encoding SIMPL domain-containing protein — protein sequence MKKTLLLFAFLCMSLTQAQERQIPLLTVNGEGKIKVVPDQASISVSVISNGTKSAEVKKANDTKVDAVLKYIQKMNIAKADFQTQRVNLYDNYDYEKKKHDYQATQTITILLKDLSKYDELMEGLVDMGVNNISGVDFKTSKLEQYRSDARKAAIKNARAKADDYATSLNQSLGEAFTVIDNSPIDYPRPMFNAMAMAKMEMSDGGNQTLATGEIEITANVSVSYVLKPTR from the coding sequence ATGAAAAAGACGCTTTTATTATTTGCATTCTTATGCATGTCACTGACACAGGCCCAGGAACGTCAAATCCCTTTACTGACTGTAAATGGTGAGGGAAAAATCAAGGTGGTCCCTGACCAGGCAAGCATTTCGGTTTCCGTGATCTCCAATGGGACAAAATCTGCGGAAGTGAAAAAGGCTAACGACACCAAAGTCGATGCGGTCTTGAAATACATCCAGAAGATGAATATCGCGAAAGCAGACTTCCAGACACAGCGCGTCAATCTTTATGACAATTATGACTACGAAAAAAAGAAACACGATTACCAGGCCACGCAAACGATAACGATCCTGCTGAAAGACCTGTCAAAATATGATGAGCTCATGGAAGGGCTTGTCGATATGGGTGTAAACAACATCTCGGGTGTCGATTTCAAAACCTCGAAGCTCGAACAATATAGATCGGATGCGCGTAAGGCGGCGATTAAAAATGCGCGTGCAAAAGCTGACGATTATGCGACCTCTTTGAATCAGTCTCTGGGTGAGGCATTTACGGTCATTGACAATTCTCCGATCGATTATCCAAGGCCGATGTTCAACGCGATGGCAATGGCAAAAATGGAAATGTCGGATGGCGGGAACCAAACGCTCGCCACCGGCGAAATTGAAATCACGGCAAACGTCAGTGTGAGTTATGTACTGAAGCCAACACGCTAA
- a CDS encoding aminotransferase class V-fold PLP-dependent enzyme, translated as MIAAEQSIDTTLERYFQKFRNNIIGIDQEFDSPFGRKKIIYTDWTASGRLYRPIEEQMVSDFGPFVANTHTETTASGTAMTMAYHEARKIIKRHVNAGPDDVLINDGTGMTGVVNKFQRILGLKVPESLKPYTADIPRNDRPVVFISHMEHHSNQTSWLETIAEVIVVPACEKGLFCLDNFKTLLDQYKDRSLKIASVTSCSNVTGIRTPYHEVAKMMHRENGLCFVDFACSGPYVKIDMHPEDPEAYLDAIFFSPHKFLGGPGTTGVLVFNKKLYHNMIPDNPGGGTVSWTNPWGEHKYVDNIEDREDGGTPGFLQAIRTALAVQLKDEMGVDNILKREHEIVGYVFSSLGKADNIKILAGQHHDRLGVISFYIEDLHFNLAVKMLNDRFGIQTRGGCSCAGTYGHYLLNVGQELSHALTCKIDSGDLIEKPGWVRMSIHPTTTNAEIAFVCDSILSLASHHKTWAEEYVYDSSSNEFSHRDAKPAIKEMVHRWFYR; from the coding sequence ATGATTGCTGCAGAACAAAGCATTGATACGACTTTAGAACGCTATTTTCAAAAATTCCGGAATAATATCATTGGAATCGACCAGGAATTCGATTCGCCTTTCGGGAGAAAGAAAATCATCTATACCGACTGGACCGCCAGCGGACGACTTTACCGTCCTATCGAAGAGCAGATGGTTTCGGACTTCGGACCGTTCGTGGCCAATACGCATACGGAAACCACTGCTTCCGGAACCGCGATGACTATGGCATACCATGAGGCGCGCAAAATTATCAAGCGGCACGTCAATGCAGGTCCAGATGACGTATTGATCAATGACGGTACGGGAATGACCGGCGTCGTCAATAAATTCCAGCGCATCCTGGGATTAAAAGTACCCGAAAGCCTGAAGCCATACACTGCCGACATCCCTAGGAATGACAGGCCTGTGGTCTTCATTTCGCATATGGAACACCATTCGAACCAAACCTCCTGGCTCGAGACCATAGCCGAAGTAATCGTCGTGCCCGCCTGCGAAAAAGGGCTTTTCTGCCTCGACAATTTTAAGACATTGCTGGATCAATATAAAGATCGGTCGTTAAAGATTGCATCGGTGACGTCCTGCTCAAATGTTACCGGAATCAGGACGCCTTATCATGAGGTGGCCAAAATGATGCATCGCGAGAATGGGCTTTGTTTCGTTGACTTTGCCTGTTCCGGGCCTTACGTTAAGATCGACATGCACCCGGAAGATCCGGAAGCTTACCTGGATGCCATCTTCTTTTCGCCTCATAAATTTCTGGGAGGCCCTGGTACGACCGGCGTTTTGGTATTCAATAAGAAACTGTACCACAACATGATTCCGGACAATCCCGGAGGCGGCACAGTGAGCTGGACCAATCCGTGGGGCGAACACAAGTACGTAGACAATATTGAAGATCGTGAAGACGGCGGAACACCCGGATTCCTCCAGGCCATCAGGACGGCACTGGCCGTGCAGCTAAAGGACGAGATGGGTGTCGACAACATCCTCAAACGCGAACACGAAATCGTCGGGTATGTTTTTTCGTCATTGGGAAAGGCAGACAATATTAAGATCCTCGCGGGACAACACCATGACAGGCTGGGCGTAATCTCCTTTTACATCGAAGATTTGCATTTCAACCTAGCTGTAAAGATGCTCAACGACCGTTTTGGCATACAAACGCGCGGTGGATGCAGTTGTGCAGGCACGTACGGGCATTACCTGCTCAATGTAGGACAGGAACTATCGCATGCGTTGACGTGCAAGATTGATTCAGGGGATTTAATCGAGAAACCCGGATGGGTCAGGATGTCAATTCATCCGACGACGACCAATGCAGAAATCGCGTTTGTCTGTGACAGCATCCTTTCCCTCGCAAGTCATCATAAAACCTGGGCTGAAGAGTATGTATACGACAGCAGCAGCAACGAGTTTTCACACCGGGATGCGAAACCTGCGATTAAAGAGATGGTACACCGATGGTTCTATCGGTAG
- a CDS encoding lysophospholipid acyltransferase family protein — translation MQLLAYVLIYPLLWCVSMLPFRALYIFSDIICFFVYRVFGYRKQTVRKNLAIALPHLSPEERRAVERKFFTHMCDMFLEMIKTMNITDKEIRERFVFTNEEIIHDFERRGKSVALLCAHYASWEWLVVMGKYTSFKSIAIYKKIGNKYFDALVRRIRSRLNAELVESKKSIELIQYNNQHGIKAFYGFASDQSPQLSKAKYWDQFMGLEVPVHTGAEMLAKKLDLNVLFCKVEKVRRGYYKATLMPLVDNPKAVPDYEITSIYLREVEKQILEAPEYYFWTHNRWKHSGKKKPTDRTIGVPSL, via the coding sequence ATGCAGCTTCTAGCTTACGTATTGATATACCCGTTGTTATGGTGTGTCTCAATGTTGCCTTTTCGCGCATTATATATATTTTCCGATATCATCTGTTTTTTCGTCTATCGTGTTTTCGGATACAGGAAACAGACCGTCCGAAAAAATCTCGCGATTGCGCTTCCCCATTTGTCGCCCGAAGAACGGCGTGCCGTCGAGCGGAAATTTTTCACCCATATGTGCGACATGTTTCTCGAAATGATCAAAACGATGAACATCACCGACAAAGAAATCAGGGAGCGTTTTGTATTCACCAATGAAGAAATTATCCATGACTTTGAGCGCAGGGGAAAAAGCGTTGCACTGCTCTGTGCGCATTACGCAAGCTGGGAATGGCTCGTGGTTATGGGCAAATATACCAGTTTCAAAAGCATCGCGATTTACAAGAAAATCGGCAACAAATATTTTGACGCCCTGGTCCGCCGGATTCGCTCGAGGCTCAACGCAGAATTGGTTGAATCGAAGAAATCCATCGAATTGATCCAATACAACAACCAGCATGGCATTAAGGCTTTTTACGGGTTCGCGAGCGATCAGTCGCCTCAGCTTTCCAAGGCAAAATACTGGGACCAATTCATGGGATTGGAAGTGCCCGTGCACACCGGCGCTGAAATGCTGGCCAAGAAGCTGGACCTCAATGTGCTTTTCTGTAAGGTCGAAAAAGTAAGGCGGGGTTATTACAAGGCAACCCTAATGCCTTTGGTAGACAATCCGAAAGCAGTGCCTGACTACGAAATCACCAGCATTTATTTGCGCGAAGTCGAAAAACAGATTCTGGAAGCGCCGGAATATTACTTCTGGACACACAATCGTTGGAAACATTCCGGGAAAAAGAAGCCTACCGATAGAACCATCGGTGTACCATCTCTTTAA
- a CDS encoding alpha/beta hydrolase, which translates to MPKQKNNATTSLKVPRFLLLTGRLLSVISSSLATRFAARLFTTPIRHALPKREMHMDLQSSQTRLLIPKLRKHINLYQYGEGEKKILLVHGWSGRGTQLVKIADALLSLGYSTISFDAPAHGKSAGKTTLMPEFIESILEIDMMYGPFEAAVGHSLGGMSLLNAMRKGLHLKKLVTIGSGDIIKDIMDDFIRALQLTPEISDRMRRYFEQREGETMESYSSYIAAGKIDIPVLVIHDNDDKDVPVKCAIHIHKHLKKGMLKITKGLGHRKILGDREVINDIAEFVQN; encoded by the coding sequence ATGCCTAAGCAAAAAAATAACGCCACCACATCATTGAAGGTTCCGCGATTCCTTCTGCTGACAGGCAGACTGCTGTCTGTGATCTCATCGTCACTCGCTACACGTTTCGCTGCGCGCCTCTTCACGACACCGATCCGGCATGCGCTTCCAAAACGTGAAATGCACATGGATTTGCAGAGCTCTCAAACGCGCCTCCTGATTCCCAAACTCCGCAAGCACATCAACCTTTACCAATATGGCGAAGGCGAAAAAAAGATCCTGCTGGTTCACGGCTGGTCTGGACGAGGCACACAATTGGTTAAAATTGCAGATGCGTTGCTTTCTTTAGGTTATTCTACCATAAGTTTTGATGCGCCGGCGCACGGGAAATCGGCCGGAAAAACCACACTTATGCCGGAATTTATCGAAAGCATCCTGGAAATAGACATGATGTACGGCCCGTTTGAGGCCGCTGTTGGTCATTCGCTCGGCGGTATGTCATTGCTGAATGCCATGCGGAAAGGTCTTCACCTGAAAAAACTGGTTACGATAGGGAGCGGCGACATCATTAAGGACATTATGGATGATTTTATACGGGCGCTGCAATTGACACCCGAGATTAGTGATCGCATGCGGCGCTATTTTGAACAGCGCGAAGGGGAAACTATGGAAAGTTATTCTTCGTATATTGCAGCGGGAAAAATTGACATTCCGGTGCTTGTGATTCATGACAATGATGATAAGGATGTACCTGTAAAATGTGCCATCCACATTCATAAACACCTTAAAAAAGGTATGTTGAAGATTACCAAAGGCCTGGGACACCGGAAAATTCTGGGCGATCGGGAGGTTATTAATGATATAGCAGAATTTGTTCAAAACTAA